Genomic DNA from Filimonas effusa:
TTTACAGCAGGAAGACCTGATAAGGCCAGCTTCCAGCGTTCTTGCTGTTTCGGCGTTGCCTGGCACCTCTTTCACAGTACCGGTAGCGAATCATCCTGAGTGGGCATTTCCTATACAAGCACATGCTTCTCTACTACCAGCTCCGGTGACTTATCCGGCATCCGAAAAGATACTTGTATTATCTGATATTGAGGGAGAGTTTGAAGCAGGAAGGCAACTGCTGATTGCAGCCGGCGTAATAGATACAACATATAACTGGACATTTGGCAAAGGGCAGGTAGTAGTAGCCGGTGATCTATTTGACCGTGGCCAGGATGTACTTCCCTGGCTTTGGCTGCTGTACAGCCTGGAAACCAAGGCGGCAGCGGCAGGCGGCTGGGTACATGTATTACTGGGAAATCATGATATCATGCAGCTAAGTGGCGACTATCGTTATACCGACGCCCGCTATTTCAAACATGCGTGGGTGATGGGAAGAGAAATCCGGAACCTGTTTGGCGCTGATACGGAACTGGGACGTTGGTTACGAAGTAAGAACATTATAGAAAAAGGAGGAGATTACCTGTTCATGCATGCAGGACTTTCTCCCGAGGTATTGCAAAAGCAGCTTTCATTACAGGCCATCAACGAGATCTGCCGTCCTTATTATGGGATGTCGCGCAAGGAGATGCCGGATAGCATGCATATGTTCTTTGATGCACGTTCGCCATTCTGGTATCGCGGCTATTTTATGAAACCACAAGCTCCGAAAACACTAATAGACAGTACGCTGAAACAGTACGCTTGCCGCACCATCGTGGTGGGACA
This window encodes:
- a CDS encoding metallophosphoesterase — translated: MKTIAVLLALLPMYLSAQHATDGPYIIYRNDDSAVVKVLLQQEDLIRPASSVLAVSALPGTSFTVPVANHPEWAFPIQAHASLLPAPVTYPASEKILVLSDIEGEFEAGRQLLIAAGVIDTTYNWTFGKGQVVVAGDLFDRGQDVLPWLWLLYSLETKAAAAGGWVHVLLGNHDIMQLSGDYRYTDARYFKHAWVMGREIRNLFGADTELGRWLRSKNIIEKGGDYLFMHAGLSPEVLQKQLSLQAINEICRPYYGMSRKEMPDSMHMFFDARSPFWYRGYFMKPQAPKTLIDSTLKQYACRTIVVGHTITDTTITMHYKGKVIAVDVNQHEGHHAALLIEGHSRYIIDDKGNKTALINNKQP